In one Sphingobacterium daejeonense genomic region, the following are encoded:
- a CDS encoding DUF6786 family protein — MVYENWKTPTSIDTESWKLISADGSSAKMEKDTELKNYAGTVLTMKLNRDIKMLSNSQIESDLGIQLSDKIKSVGFSTLNSITNTGKEAWTKETGAPCLWSLDMFMPTDSTVILVPYEETAQGKIATTDYFGEIDKDRISYKDGVLYFKADGKSRGKLGLSPQRAKTIAGSYDLANGILTVTKFTIDSGKTYLNQEWTTKKDPFIGDAVNAYNDGPLEDGGQMGPFYEIESVSPAAFLKPSEKLDHSHNVYHFMGDKEQVSILLTKLFNISVQDIQSAF; from the coding sequence ATGGTCTACGAAAATTGGAAGACGCCAACATCCATTGACACTGAATCTTGGAAGTTAATATCTGCTGATGGCAGTTCTGCCAAGATGGAGAAGGATACGGAGCTCAAGAATTATGCTGGAACTGTATTAACAATGAAATTGAATCGTGATATCAAGATGTTGAGCAATTCTCAGATTGAGTCTGATTTAGGGATTCAATTAAGCGACAAGATAAAGTCAGTTGGTTTCAGTACACTGAACAGCATTACCAATACTGGCAAAGAAGCATGGACTAAAGAAACTGGTGCGCCATGTTTATGGAGTTTAGACATGTTTATGCCTACCGATAGTACTGTTATTTTGGTTCCTTATGAGGAAACTGCTCAGGGTAAGATTGCGACTACCGATTATTTTGGAGAAATTGATAAAGACCGTATTTCCTACAAGGATGGTGTTTTATATTTTAAGGCTGATGGTAAATCGAGGGGCAAACTTGGGTTATCTCCACAAAGGGCGAAGACCATTGCAGGGAGTTATGATTTAGCTAATGGTATTTTAACAGTTACTAAATTCACCATAGATTCAGGCAAGACCTACCTTAACCAAGAATGGACTACTAAGAAGGATCCTTTTATTGGCGATGCCGTCAATGCCTATAATGATGGGCCTTTGGAAGATGGTGGTCAAATGGGTCCATTTTATGAAATAGAGAGTGTATCTCCTGCTGCATTTCTAAAGCCTTCTGAAAAGTTAGACCACAGCCATAATGTTTATCATTTTATGGGTGATAAAGAGCAGGTTTCTATTTTGTTAACCAAGTTATTTAATATTTCAGTTCAAGACATTCAGTCTGCATTCTAA
- a CDS encoding L-fucose isomerase: MSTYPKIGIRPIIDGRWGGIRESLEDTTMNMAKAVAKLYESELKYPDGSPVQCVIADSCIGGVKEAADCQEKFDLDHVGVSLSVTPCWCYGSETMDMDPIRPKAIWGFNGTERPGAVYLAATVAAHNQKGLPVFSIYGHDVQDMGDSVIPEDVRGKLLSFAKSGLAVALLRGKSYLAIGSVSMGIVGSIVNAEFFQEYLGMRNEYVDSSEVLRRVQLGIYDEEEFGRALEWTKKHCKEGADYNQKHKVKNRKEKDEDWEFVVKMTLIIRDLMLGNPKLKEMGHAEEAMGHNAFISGFQGQRQWTDFLPNGDFSEAILNSSFDWNGVRNPYMVATENDSLNGVSMAFNYLLTNTAQIFADVRTYWSPEAVKRVSGWKPTGDAKNGFIHLINSGSATLDGTGQQSEGGKPVMKPFWEITDKEVKSCLKATTWYPANRDYFRGGGYSSNFLTRGGMPVTMCRINLIKGIGPVMQIAEGHTIDIPEKVHKVLDERTDKTWPTTWFVPELTGEGAFKDVYSVMANWGSNHGAISYGHIGHDLITMASMLRIPVCMHNVPSDRLFRPATWAAFGMDSEGSDYRACEVFGALYK, translated from the coding sequence ATGAGTACATATCCAAAAATTGGGATTAGACCTATTATTGATGGTCGCTGGGGCGGCATTAGGGAGTCCTTGGAAGATACAACAATGAACATGGCGAAAGCTGTGGCGAAATTATATGAGTCCGAATTAAAATATCCGGACGGAAGTCCTGTACAATGCGTTATTGCAGACAGTTGTATTGGTGGGGTGAAGGAAGCTGCGGATTGCCAGGAGAAGTTTGATTTGGACCATGTTGGTGTTTCGTTATCCGTAACTCCATGTTGGTGTTATGGTTCTGAGACGATGGATATGGATCCTATTCGTCCAAAAGCCATTTGGGGCTTCAATGGGACAGAGCGTCCTGGAGCTGTTTATTTGGCAGCTACAGTTGCAGCACACAACCAGAAAGGCTTGCCAGTATTCAGTATATACGGTCATGATGTTCAAGATATGGGTGACTCTGTTATTCCGGAGGATGTCAGAGGCAAATTATTGTCTTTTGCCAAATCGGGTCTTGCGGTTGCCTTATTGCGTGGAAAGAGTTACTTGGCAATTGGATCAGTTTCGATGGGTATTGTAGGTTCCATTGTAAATGCAGAGTTTTTCCAGGAATATTTAGGGATGCGCAATGAATATGTGGACTCCTCAGAGGTATTGAGAAGGGTACAATTAGGGATTTATGATGAGGAAGAATTTGGCCGAGCATTGGAATGGACCAAAAAACACTGTAAAGAAGGAGCAGATTATAATCAGAAGCATAAGGTCAAAAATCGAAAGGAAAAGGATGAGGATTGGGAATTTGTGGTAAAAATGACCTTGATCATTAGGGATCTCATGTTGGGTAATCCTAAGCTCAAAGAAATGGGTCATGCTGAAGAAGCCATGGGTCACAATGCATTTATTTCTGGATTTCAGGGGCAGCGTCAATGGACAGATTTTTTGCCGAATGGGGATTTCTCAGAGGCTATCCTCAACTCTTCATTTGATTGGAATGGTGTTAGAAATCCGTATATGGTAGCAACCGAGAACGACTCTTTGAATGGTGTTTCGATGGCTTTTAATTATCTATTGACAAATACGGCTCAGATTTTTGCTGATGTACGGACTTATTGGTCGCCAGAAGCTGTGAAGCGTGTGAGCGGATGGAAACCTACAGGTGATGCAAAGAATGGTTTTATTCATTTGATAAATTCTGGATCGGCAACATTAGATGGTACAGGGCAACAAAGTGAAGGTGGAAAGCCAGTTATGAAGCCATTTTGGGAGATTACAGACAAGGAGGTTAAATCTTGTCTGAAAGCTACAACTTGGTATCCTGCGAATCGTGATTATTTCAGAGGAGGAGGGTATTCTTCCAACTTCTTGACTAGAGGGGGGATGCCTGTCACTATGTGCAGGATTAATTTAATCAAAGGTATAGGTCCGGTAATGCAAATTGCTGAAGGACATACTATTGATATTCCAGAAAAAGTTCATAAAGTTCTGGATGAACGTACAGATAAAACATGGCCAACCACATGGTTTGTACCTGAATTAACTGGAGAAGGAGCATTTAAAGATGTATACTCAGTTATGGCAAATTGGGGGTCAAATCACGGTGCGATCAGTTATGGTCATATTGGTCATGATTTGATTACGATGGCATCGATGCTACGTATCCCTGTTTGTATGCATAATGTACCATCTGATCGTTTGTTCAGGCCAGCAACTTGGGCTGCGTTTGGCATGGATTCAGAAGGATCAGATTATAGAGCTTGTGAGGTTTTTGGAGCACTTTATAAATAA